A stretch of Brassica rapa cultivar Chiifu-401-42 chromosome A08, CAAS_Brap_v3.01, whole genome shotgun sequence DNA encodes these proteins:
- the LOC103836474 gene encoding 3-hydroxyisobutyryl-CoA hydrolase-like protein 5, protein MAQEGRNIDEQVVVGEQKGSVEWAILKRTRQLNNTASEEVLKLAEDLETWEKDDKTKLIVTQSAGDDVQMFYDGQFSSLNDIYTMYWLCYHIHTYKKTQVAIVDGICNFGSASLMFAMKFSVVTEKIDFATLEASLGFHTDCGFSYIHSRLPGHLGEFLALTGTRLNGKELVAVGMATHFVPSAKLVDLVARLWSLDSGDMDVVRSTIEEFSEKVELDKDSILNKLSIIDKCCSKESVKQIIQEFEAEGSKEGNEWVTPIMGFLKQSSPTGLKINLRSIREGRKQTLAECLKKEFRVSVNILRGTISNDAYEGARALTIDKDNRPGWNPATLDEVDDEKINLVFLPLEDDIELRIPETEDNRWGGKYET, encoded by the exons ATGGCTCAAGAAGGTAGAAACATCGATGAGCAG GTTGTTGTTGGAGAGCAGAAAGGCTCAGTGGAATGGGCTATTCTAAAGCGCACTCGTCAGCTAAATAACACGGCTTCTGAAGAG gTCCTCAAGCTTGCAGAAGATCTTGAAACCTGGGAGAAGGACGACAAAACAAAGCTTATAGTGACCCAG AGTGCAGGTGATGATGTTCAGATGTTTTATGACGGCC AGTTTTCATCCCTTAACGATATTTACACGATGTATTGGCTTTGCTATCATATTCACACATACAAGAAGACTCAG GTCGCTATTGTTGATGGAATATGTAATTTTGGAAGTGCATCACTGATGTTCGCAATGAAGTTCTCTGTTGTGACAGAGAAAATT GATTTTGCTACTTTAGAAGCAAGTCTTGGGTTTCACACTGATTGTGGTTTCTCTTACATCCATTCACGTCTTCCTGGTCATCTAG GAGAATTCTTGGCTCTAACTGGGACAAGATTGAATGGCAAAGAACTTGTAGCAGTTGGCATGGCAACACATTTCGTACCTTCtgct AAATTGGTTGATCTTGTGGCACGGCTTTGGAGTTTGGACTCTGGAGACATGGATGTAGTCCGATCCACAATTGAAGAGTTCTCCGAGAAAGTTGAACTCGACAAAGACAGCATCCTTAACAA GTTGTCAATAATTGATAAGTGTTGCTCAAAAGAAAGTGTGAAGCAGATCATACAAGAATTT GAAGCTGAAGGGAGCAAAGAGGGAAATGAGTGGGTAACTCCAATCATGGGATTTCTAAAACAATCATCTCCCACAGGGTTGAAAATAAACCTACGATCG ATACGTGAAGGTAGGAAACAAACACTGGCTGAATGCCTCAAGAAGGAGTTTAGGGTCTCTGTGAATATCTTGAGGGGCACCATATCCAATGACGCGTATGAG GGTGCAAGAGCTCTGACCATAGACAAAGACAACCGTCCCGGG TGGAATCCAGCGACGTTGGATGAGGTAGATGACGAGAAAATCAACTTGGTGTTTCTGCCCT